The genomic interval TTGTATTTTGGCTCTCTTCTAATTCTAGTCTTAACAGATGATCTGCTACCAGATTTTCAGTTCCCTTCTTATTCTTTATCTCTATGTCAAACTCCTGGAGTAGAAGTACCCACCGAATCAATCTTAGCTTTGCATCTttcttggtcataaggtattTAATTGTTGAATGGCCAGTGTAGACTATCACCTTATTTCCAATTAGATAAGGGCAGAACTTATCACAAGCAAACACAATTGCCAGCATCTCTTTCTCCGTCGTGGCATAATTTAGTTGAGCATCATTCAGGGTTCTACTAGCATCGTAGATTGTATGAAACACCCTGTCAACCCTTTGACCCAAGACCGCTCCGATTGCGTAGTCACTTGCATCACACATCAACTCGAAGGGCATCTCCCAATTTGGTGAAGTGACTATTGGTGCTGAAATCAATTTCTCCTTAAGAACTTAGAATGCCTTCAAACATTCTTCTCCAAACTCAAAAGGAACGCCATTAACAAGTAAATTGGACAATGGTTTAGAGATCTTCGAGAAGTCTTTAATAAATCTTTGGTAGAAACCAGCATGACCCAAGAAACTCCTTACTCCTTTCACAGAAATTGGAGGAGGCAAATTCTCTATTATTGACACCTTAGCTTTGTCCACCTCAATACCTGCTTTTGAGATCTTGTGTCCTAAAACTATCCCTTCTGTTACCATAAAGTGACACTTCTCCCAGTTTAGGACCAAGTTTGACTTTTCGCATCTGATTAACACCTTTTCCAAATTCTCTAGGCAATGATTGAATGAGGAACCAAAGACtgagaaatcatccataaagatCTCAATGCATGATTCTATTAAGTCCgaaaagatagccatcatacacctttgaaatGTAGCAGGAGCGTTACATAATCCAAATGGCATTCTCCTAAAAGAAAAAGTACCATAAGGACATGTGAAAGTAGTCTTTTCCTGATCCTTAGGTGCTATGGCTATTTGATGATACCCAGAGTAGCCATCTAAGAAACAGTAATATTTTTGCCCCGCCAACCGATCTAGCATCTGATCAATGAAGGGCAAGGGAAAGTGGTCTTTTCGGGTTGCTTTGTTGAGTATTCTGTAGTCAATACAAATCCTCCAACCAGTAACTGTTCTAGTAAGGATTAACTCATTCTTTACCACAGTCATCCCTCCTTTCTTAGGTACCACTTGAACTGGGCTAACCCACTTGCTATCTGAAATAGGATATGCTACACCAGCATCTAGCCACTTTACCACCTCTTTTCTGACAACTTCTTTCATTGGTGGATTGAGTCTTCGCTGTGCATCAATTGTCGGTTTGGCGCCCTCCTCCATTAGAATTCTATGCATAACTGTAGAGGGACTGATTCCCTTAACATCACCCAATGTCCATGCAATAGCCTTATTGTGCGCCCGAAGTACTCTAAGCAACCTATCAGTCTCCACATCAGAAAGTGAAGCGGACACTGTCACTGGAAGCTTCTTATCTTCTCCCAAGAACTCATATCGTAGATGATTAGGAAGCACTTTCAACTCTAGCTCTGGAGGTTTCTCTGTAGATGGTGCAAGCTCTTTtggtactacccccaactcTTCATAATACTTTCTGTTCAATGGGCCATAGGAATCAAGCCATTTAACATACTCCATTACCTCCTTTCCCTCTTGCTCAGTCAAGTCATCTTCAATTAAGCTCAATTCTAGAGGATCATCTATCAACTTTTTCTCATTCACAATGGTATCAATCagatcaataaagaaacagttatcacttgcctttgggtaaGTCATCGCCTTTAACACAATGAAAACCACTTCTTCTCCTTGCACTCGCAGCTTCAATTCACCCTTCCGAACATCGATCAAAGCTTGGccagttgccaagaatggtctcccaagaatGATTGGGACGTTGTTATCTTTTTCCATGTCCAGAACAATAAAATCAACTGGGAAGatgtgttggatatattttaccaggatctagatttactaacaagtatgtttcattaacatcctaatatgaattctaaaacaatgaaataaacacatataaagtttaggaaaccttacattgggtgcagcggaatataatgactccttctgttcagatctctagcccttgattcctttctgtagcagagcatcaccaagatctgaacctggatctgtttctctccttcctttgatggtgattctccttcttgttggatgattttccacagtcttacacactatgattgagataccacttgatgtgtgtgggcactcactcattcactcaaggatttcgaaatttagagaagaaaagagaagaagagttttcggctatagagaatagaaagaggctcagttttcatctgacaaagttaagtttgaatgagagccatcactatccatttataggtaaccacctagttttaagttagaattatttggcattaaaataatgaaaaaataaatgataaaaccctataagtgtggttggccatgggctttggatgatgggcctcacttatgcaatattgctgttttatcatttctgcatctcattttctcaaaaatgccaattttcaaattcaaccatttaaatgccaattgtaattatttaataactaaaattaattattaaataatattatcatttaatatattaattaattagacatataaagtctctcaattaataaataaacctagaatctcttttctttacaaattcACCATtgattagtgaaaattcataaactagacatagtctaactttagaattataattgattaatcaaaatcaattaactgagtcttacaagcagtatggtctcaaatagtatggggaccatgggtctatatatccgagcttccaataagcagataaagaatttatatcttaaattcactgacttattaattcttcgttgaatccacgcatagactctcagtatatagaacgctctatatgttccacaatatagatacgtcattagttatccattgttataatcctaatttgatcaatgaccctctaatagatgatctacattgaataggcactaagttaccgttacaccttcaatgtattttatccttaaaacacttagctccgtataaatgatatttcagcgaagtgaaatgagatctccaccatttatctctttttagccaagctcgaaggatatcatcgtttcacttctaaattcctatagaagttatagattccatatttatgttagcgctcccactcaattatactatcatgttcccaaaatgtacgtatcaccctgacccaaaagtaggcttaactaacaaatcaaagaacatgtataatactcttgagatcgaacctaaacatatcaggattaagatcatttgatctaggatcaacaggtgatattgaattgaatagatattacggtaaattttaatatatctaatcaaagttcaacatcggtcccttccgatgtatactccatacatccgatgctggtaaactttgccaatgccctggaaaggacataatacttatccaaggtgtaagaatacacatcgctgattatcatgtcagtctaaatccagtgaactgacaaatcagggaataaactttggaacatataattaagattatattccactgtgttgacaacactataatcattaacaaattgatatgttctggacttaaatagaattcatacattatgtaaataatcatgaaataaatcatgtgaaccatgcaacattaaatgttatttctgatctatattaataaataaatctgattatattgaaatgagttttatttagggcataaaacccaacaaactcccacttgcactaatataaaacaaaatgtgcatttcaaataatctcaacaccttgatatacaaatcaagtgtagtagtagtaaactcctcgtaataggatttgacaggttgaattaaccacaacctctCCTTCACCAtaactcttccttaatcacaaaatcattgataatgtgaaattcctctctatatgtctactcttttgggatattggattctatacctttggcaactacttttggttaatcaggaaattaacactagtagttaagataaGTTGaaacggtgccacaattgtatagaactttccttagactgaataagtacctttccagcaactttaacattcagtccttctctggtagactaagagacttcagataggtttttacacttctccaaaatcactactccacccccagagtaatcaccatcttatcagcagactttctagcacaaaggcaagtctcgaaatctgatgtggtgtagtctaagagttttaaacacacccttattgactaacatatagttcctcttcttaatcttaagatttacttgattgtcttccaatgttcctctcctggattaatctgatacctactcattactcccactcaacagcaggtgtctggtctaaggcatactaaaacatatatgagacctctcactgttgatttaagaaattctttcatggctttatcttttctggaatagttgagacttttccttagataaataaaatatatgcctagaagtcgagaagcttctatagattgccattagaaagaaaatgcttcagcatcttactaaagtaacttgcttgcactagagtaagtaattaccaggtataccacaagccataggtttcgataaactcaaacctataatactaggaacaggaagttttgttaaggccattgaatagacttattaacgaaaatttccttttatgtccttgtaatagaaaactttaggttattccatgtgaatggatcaaaccatagttctattggctttcttcttagtttcttattttgacaatccattacttgtttaaactcataatggattttaatcactagtgtcttccaagtcataagaagtgaagttcttgaaaactctcccactacgacaaggtaccgtgaattatgtctaagaaaactaaatggtattgatttcttcggttgtgtcaaaacaacagagacagtgggatcatcatatggaataagatgatagaatacttttggaatcaagaaaaaaatatctcctttatttgctactttattttcagacttagtcattttcttagaaaagtagtatttgtttaagcaaacactttcttatctattgactatgggatggtccacccctaatcacttagaatagctaacaaaccacggttaacagttctagcttttcttaagattttgattaggtcatccatgaatccagtaatgatttacactaagtacccaaccattgcatcattctgaaattgtattaccatagaaggatgtaggcaacgactagtaactaatcatcaatatgcaaatcgaaatttctggggaggtgagtttggatataattcaaaaatcaatttaatgatctttgaactgcatatctactaactatttctccacccctatcagttcgcaagatctttaaccacttaccataaTAGTTTATCACCATtactagaaatttatgaaatatttcaaacatttcaaatttctttgcataaggtataatctagagtgatcgttttaagaatacaacgaaaaaaacttatatccacccctgaatgtacatctatctgcaaatgagatgaacttactttcagtggatataggcatattaactctttgcagagattgatcttttcaaaaccactatgaacaagatacaaatgccatagattaaaaaaaattgtggttgtgtcttttgatgacttaggtttagttacatcaaagagttcttagaatagtgcaagtggatcctggtcacagaatactaaactcatattccatacagtttgcatccattgatagaaaatggtattaaacacttatgaaagtgtaactgtattgtattctggaattagaaatataagaaaatttctgtttggaatctaaaattaaaatcaaagacttaaatttataccaaatataatgagtaattctttcttggaccacaactactaatttaactctaagtttgatttacccatacaagtaggagatttctaagattgaggatttatatcattttgggatagaatttcgggaatataatcatatgcgtcatttaatttcttaagagaaaatagaatgacatgaaatgatttatagaccattcatccaatgatatgttattgagctaattcgaaatgaataagctaagaggaattaggataatttcgttgtttaaataagaatccaacgatgcttcgattagcgaaagacaaagtaatcttatttatacaatcttcttgtttcatattgtaaaaatactagtctaaggtgtcatcaattgatgaacagctagatgttgcatatacaatatttatctttcgagatctaacactattatgtatgtctaatggtgaaaatccattagggatttatctcattagaaaaacaaaccaagttagaccaacaacgaagattcaaaattaaactacaatttaataacagaaaataacatggttcaatataaattcatacacgattcagaaattattaaacatatagcaagtaggaatgacaagtgaaaatactaaaacatacaatcctaaattatttctaaggtcttcaacaaactgatatcagtgtcccgtttaggcgagagtcaaagctaccatccattgaatagagttgtcagctcatctaaaatgttaaacattctagcaaccttttattcgatcaagattggaatccagcgttgtcccgtttaggcgagagtcaaggctattctatattatgagcttccaccattgtttcatattttgtaagtcaaatacagtcgccaccattagggtgatccataccatataaaatacttacaaagctacttatctttcgagattaaacggtgctaacttgctaatgaacgttcctccattagggaggattactcactaaaacaaaagctatgtaaaacaaacaatggagattgaatgtcctaataataaagctcattctttaaagtgtattttcttctaatatttattttaatctatttattttaaatatatatatttatttaattaaaatttccaatttagaatgaaaaattctaaatataaatttaaatttaatatatataaattttacttagatggatatgaaaataacatgaattatttccatcttagtaataatttcaaataaatatttagaaaaatattcaatttaagttgttacaaaattaatttaaattaatttacaactcaaatttaattttctataaatatacattgcatttcgaaaaattgaagtatttaagaatactattttcgaaaaaaaatgctttaaaataaaataaaaataaattctaaaaaaattattctaatttaatgttggcccaaaattaattaataaaattaatttacaacaaaaatataattttcctatttaattaaatatataagaaaaatttaaaaatatttaagtatcatgatgaaaatcaacttaaatattaattttctttttaattaaatacactaaaaaaatacttcaagcaaaaacagataaaatctatctagatttttattgactaattaattcattttttaattaaatatattttacttcatttatttttaattaatcactaaatgaaaaaattattgatttaagttggtccaaaattaaaataaataatttacaagtttaatctatttttcaaataaaattcgaaatttctgcatttaagaaatgcaatttcgaaattgtggaaaaaagattaataaaataaaataaaatatatttcgaaaattattcaaatttaagttatatgaaataagatttcaaacttaaaataattttcaattttaattaaataacatgaaaataataatatttaagtatcatgatgaaaattaacttaaatatttaaattttcaatttaattaaatgtattaaattcaagaaataaataattaagtatagagaagacttaattattaattctaatttaatactaggaaaaatatacttaacttagattgtaccaaaattaattattaaacaattaatttcacaatctatgatattttcctaattaaatattagaaaaaataactagttctagaaataactatctagaataatttcatttactaagtgtttttctcaaattaactttaaaatattaaatgaaaaaaataaatttcatatattttaaaagttaattatgttgctaattcaattttaattaggttagactaatataattaacctaatacaattatttaaataaggcaaatgggccttcacaattggggtagttcatgtgagggggagctgggttcagtatgtcgtacccacttctattggcccccaactctcacacaaggcccaaaagagaggaatttaacctttaaataaacaattgttattcattgaataagcccaaatttaattgggcctaaataaatttacttatgtcaaaatttattttagcaatctagtccatttacttagtaaaacttaaatgggtttcctatatgcatctaagcccaatagcaaacatataggctcacacaggtcaaatgatttggatgggccctatcatgttaccaggtttacacagatgaaagaaattacaaaatttatctgttacaaattatttataagatctattgacaattgaactattattaaaatcagatcattggatctgtcaacaagttaatcatagcaatttagatcaaataaataataggtttgtaaaaacaaattgaatacataataatataatcaaacaatacaaacaataataattgatctggaatatctggaaagtaagctaaaatatctcaattttaaaatttaaagtaaaattaaatttttaaataaatatcttaactagaattaaaatttaggttgttagagaatatttgaaaaaattcaaaattcaacaaactcctaaatttcttaaattctaacaaaaataacaaaaatatctaaccaatttttcaaatatcaagtttattcaaaatttaaatttatttaaaatttctaataagataaaataatataatatcttgaattttaaatttagatattttattatattctgagtcttataatttaataaatttcaatattacataaataaactaattgaaaaataagatattttatatggttagaatatttttttaaaaaaaaataataaaataataagtttgaaaaatttatggtttgaaaccctaaaatatctattcaaactaaactaaccaatttttcaaatcttcatgttatttttgccaaaatataattttaataaaaaaaaaaatctaacaagataaaatgttaaacctaacatattcctaatcttataattttaattaataaaatatattttgaaaataacaaatttgaaaagaaatatgatatggttagcaaattttgaaattagtacaagattattttaaaaaagataatattttaatataaaagtaagatcatttaaaattaaattaaaaaataatatctgatcttataattaaaataaataaaataatcaaaagtttcaaaattaaccataaggctcctttgtgagaaatcaaattttcaaaattcaaagcctactaatataataaactaattttaattaattaaaaaattaataaaaattaattttattctgaaaattagatttttaattgaaaattcagattctacacaaaattctaccaaaaattgacttttgttt from Cannabis sativa cultivar Pink pepper isolate KNU-18-1 chromosome 4, ASM2916894v1, whole genome shotgun sequence carries:
- the LOC133037061 gene encoding uncharacterized protein LOC133037061 — its product is MGQLATHIAIRPQGNLPSTTEVNPKENCKAITLRSGKKYEGPDMVQPVDEEIKDQPTPTPTSTETMATDSPAPQQQSPPINNNVPIILGRPFLATGQALIDVRKGELKLRVQGEEVVFIVLKAMTYPKASDNCFFIDLIDTIVNEKKLIDDPLELSLIEDDLTEQEGKEVMEYVKWLDSYGPLNRKYYEELGVVPKELAPSTEKPPELELKVLPNHLRYEFLGEDKKLPVTVSASLSDVETDRLLRVLRAHNKAIAWTLGDVKGISPSTVMHRILMEEGAKPTIDAQRRLNPPMKEVVRKEVVKWLDAGVAYPISDSKWVSPVQVVPKKGGMTVVKNELILTRTVTGWRICIDYRILNKATRKDHFPLPFIDQMLDRLAGQKYYCFLDGYSGYHQIAIAPKDQEKTTFTCPYGTFSFRRMPFGLCNAPATFQRCMMAIFSDLIESCIEIFMDDFSVFGSSFNHCLENLEKVLIRCEKSNLVLNWEKCHFMVTEGIVLGHKISKAGIEVDKAKVSIIENLPPPISVKGVRSFLGHAGFYQRFIKDFSKISKPLSNLLVNGVPFEFGEECLKAF